In Cryptomeria japonica chromosome 10, Sugi_1.0, whole genome shotgun sequence, a genomic segment contains:
- the LOC131859038 gene encoding uncharacterized protein LOC131859038, whose amino-acid sequence MWLKDDNILKLLKEWWNAAEVSRSRIYKVVNKLKIIKQNPIHWNKEHFGNIFDNKAQVEAELAKVNEKVMGHGMDEALFLGEKKLLVDHESILTKEEVFWKQKSRETWLEEGDKNTKLFHNSVRMRRVINHILKIKLSDGFEVANPKFIAKEAVNFFSLILNSDWSPHSSVQDKFIKCIPKLLSKDQTDSLTAKFYLAEVEATLM is encoded by the coding sequence ATGTGGCTAAAGGATGACAATATCCTTAAGCTTCTAAAGGAATGGTGGAATGCAGCCGAGGTTTCTAGGTCTAGGATCTACAAGGTTGTCAACAAACTTAAGATTATTAAGCAAAATCCCATCCATTGGAATAAGGAGCACTTTggcaatatttttgacaataaggCCCAAGTGGAAGCTGAGTTGGCAAAAGTGAATGAGAAAGTGATGGGACATGGGATGGATGAGGCCCTATTTTTGGGAGAAAAGAAACTCCTTGTGGATCATGAATCTATTCTTACCAAAGAAgaagtcttttggaaacaaaaatctagagaaacttGGTTGGAGGAGGGTGACAAGAACACCAAATTATTCCACAATAGTGTGAGGATGAGAAGAGTCATTAACCATATCTTGAAGATTAAGTTGAGTGATGGCTTTGAGGTGGCTAACCCTAAATTCATTGCGAAGGAGGCTGTaaatttcttttctcttattctcaaCTCTGACTGGAGCCCTCATAGCTCTGTCCAGGACAAGTTTATTAAGTGTATCCCTAAGCTTCTGAGTAAGGACCAAACTGATTCTCTGACTGCCAAATTCTATTTAGCAGAAGTAGAAGCAACTCTTATGTAG